GACCTCGGTGATTTCCACCTGGGTCTCGGCTACGGCGGCGTTGGCGCGTTCGGCCTGCTGGTTGGCTTCGGCTTCGGCGTCAGTGCTGATGTTGCTGGTGGCAACGGCGGCAGTGACGGCGATGCCGGCGGCCAGTTCGGCACCCAGCTCGCTGGCCTGGTGCTGCTGTGGCTGCTGCTCTTCGCTGCCGTCTTCGTCGCCTTCGATCAGCTCGCCATTGGCGTTGCGCTGACGTTCACGACGGTTGCTGCGGCGACGCTGGCCACGGGAGCGGCGGCGCGGACGCTCGCCATCGGCGCCTTCCTGCTCGTCCAGCAGCAGTTCTTCGTTCGGCAGTTGCTCTTCGGTCAGCTCGGCGGCCTGTTCGGCTACCTGCTCGTCAGGACGCAGTTGGCGCTCTTCACGTGGCGGACGAGGCTGACGCTCTTCACGAGGTGCGCGTTCTTCACGTGGGGCACGTTCTTCACGAGGCGCACGCTCTTCGCGTGGGGCGCGTTCTTCACGAGGTGCGCGCTCTTCGCGTGGAGCGCGTTCTTCACGCGGTGCGCGCTCTTCACGTGGAGCACGCTCTTCACGTGGTGTGCGTTCTTCGCGAGGCGCACGCTCTTCACGCGGTGCGCGTTCTTCACGTGGCTGACGCTCTTCACGGGCTACCGGTGCGGCATCCAGTGGCTCGCGCAGTTCGCGTACACGCTCTTCGCGGTTGCCGCGACGGTCTTCACGAGGCTGGCGTGGCTGGCGCTCTTCACGCGGCGCACGCTCTTCACGTGGGGCGCGTTCTTCGCGAGGTTGACGCTCTTCACGTGGGGCACGCTCGTTGCGCTCTTCACGCGGCTTGCGCTCTTCATCGCGACGACCGCCACGGTTGCGGCTCTGCTGGCGACCGTTGCGACGCTCCTCGTTGCGCGACGAGCGCTCGGTGGCCGGCTTCTCGGTGTTCACGGCCGGTGCGGCGGCAGGTTCTTCCTTGCCGGCGAACAGGCTGACCAGCGACTTGACCAGGCCCTTGAACAGGCTCGGCTCCGGGGCGCTCTGTACGGGCGCGGCCGGTGCGGCTGGCTCTTCAGCGACGGCTGGTGCCGGGGCGTTGGCGCGTGCCGGTGCGGTCTTGACCGCGGCTTCCTGGCGAACCAGGGTGCGGGTGGCGGTCGGCTGCGGGGCTTCTTCCGCTTCGGTCGAGGCGATCTCGTAGCTGGACTGGCTGCTCAGCACGTCCGGGTTGTCGTCGCGCAGGCGCTGGACTTCGAAGTGCGGGGTTTCCAGGTGATCGTTCGGCAGGATGATGATGCGCGCACGGGTGCGCAGTTCGATCTTGGTGATCGAGTTGCGCTTCTCGTTGAGCAGGAAGGCAGCCACCGGAATCGGTACCTGGGCACGCACTTCGGCGGTGCGGTCCTTCAGGGCTTCTTCTTCGATCAGGCGCAGGATGGCCAGGGACAGCGACTCGACGTCACGGATGATGCCGGTGCCGGAGCAGCGCGGGCAGACGATGCCACTGCTTTCACCCAGCGATGGGCGCAGGCGCTGGCGGGACATCTCCAGCAGGCCGAAGCGCGAAATGCGGCCAACTTGCACGCGGGCGCGGTCGGCTTCCAGGCATTCACGCACACGCTCTTCGACGGCGCGCTGGTTCTTGGCCGGGGTCATGTCGATGAAGTCGATGACGATCAGGCCGCCGATGTCGCGCAGGCGCAGCTGGCGGGCGATTTCCTCGGCCGCTTCCAGGTTGGTCTGCAGCGCGGTTTCCTCGATGTCGCTGCCTTTGGTGGCGCGCGCCGAGTTGATGTCGATGGAGACCAGGGCTTCGGTCGGGTCGATGACGATCGAGCCGCCAGACGGCAGGTCGACCACACGCTGGAAGGCGGTCTCGATCTGGCTTTCGATCTGGAAGCGGTTGAACAGCGGCACGCTGTCTTCGTACAGCTTGACCTTGCTGGCGTACTGCGGCATCACCTGGCGGATGAAGGTCAGGGCTTCTTCCTGGGCGTCGATGCTGTCGATCAGCACTTCGCCGATGTCCTGGCGCAGGTAGTCGCGGATGGCGCGGATGATGACGTTGCTTTCCTGGTAGATCAGGAACGGCGCGACGCGGTCTTGCGAGGCTTCCTTGATGGCGGTCCACAGCTGCAGCAGGTAGTCGAGGTCCCACTGCATTTCTTCGCTGCTGCGGCCAAGGCCCGCGGTGCGCACGATCAGGCCCATGTCGCCCGGAACGGTCAGGCCGTTCAGCGCTTCACGCAGTTCGTTGCGCTCTTCGCCTTCGATGCGGCGGGAGATGCCGCCGGCGCGCGGGTTGTTGGGCATCAGCACCAGGTAGCGGCCGGCCAGGCTGATGAAGGTGGTCAGGGCGGCGCCTTTGTTGCCGCGCTCTTCCTTCTCGACCTGGACGATGACTTCCTGGCCTTCGCTCAGTACTTCCTTGATGTTGACCCGGCCTTCGGGGGGCTTCTTGAAGTATTCGCGGGAGATTTCCTTCAGCGGCAGGAAGCCGTGACGTTCGGAGCCGAAGTCGACGAAGGCGGCTTCAAGGCTGGGCTCGATCCGGGTGATCTTGCCTTTGTAGATGTTGGCCTTCTTCTGCTCACGGGCGCCGGACTCGATGTCCAGGTCGTAGAGGCGTTGGCCGTCCACCAGGGCTACACGCAACTCTTCGGGTTGAGTCGCGTTAATCAGCATTCTTTTCATGTTGTACCGTCGGTTTCCGGGCTGCCGGAAACGGCGTTCGGCACACGCGATTTTTCATGATCGGTGCCAAGGTGCGCAAAGGGTGGCGGGCCACCCCCGTGTCTGGCGACGTTCGGCACCAGCCGGTTGCCCAGCCTGCCGTGGTCGCGACGACGCGTCCTGTTTTGCGGTGCCAAAAGACCTGTCGAGCTTTTCGAATGTCATCCGAATCAATCGAACGGGCCTGGTGCACTCAGTCAGGAGGAGGAATCAACCGATCGTCCGTGGACGCCGCAAGGGCGTCTGTTCAGGACCTTGTCCGTCCGTCGCCCGATCACTGGGGCGGTGGGGGACGCAGTGCCACACGGTCCGAGGGCTGTGCATCTCCACCCTGCACGTATCCCTGAAAATTCGGTGCTGCCGCGCGCTGAATCCGCAACGGGTTGCATTTTTCGCCAGCCCGGATGCCGGGCTGGCGCCATAACATATCCAAGGCAGGTATTTCCGAAGCATTCGCCCAAATGCGCGGAAACGACGGTGGCGGGCAGAGGTACGGCGAAAAAGAAGCGGGTAAGCAGGTGAAACACCGCACTTGTCGTTTTTTTTCGGTCTTCTCTACACAGCGCTGGTGGCGATTCCAGGCAATTCGTTAAACTGGCGAACGCGCCGTAGGACGGCCTCGCGTCCTCGGGAACTGCGATGGTCAGGGCCGGCGAAGAGCCTGGTGCCGCTGGCCTGCCGCTTTTGGCGGCGTTCGCGACTATAGCAGCAATGATTAAGTGCTTCAATTCCATAAAAAATTGTTATGATCCCGCCATGACGACCAATACCCCTCCGACTTCCGGCGTTCAGCTGATCGAAGTCGCGCCGGAGCTTGCCGGCCAACGCATCGACAATTTCCTCATCACGGCCCTCAAGGGCGTGCCCAAGACGCTGGTCTACCGCATCCTGCGCAAGGGTGAGGTTCGGGTCAACAAGGGCCGGATCAAGCCTGAGTACAAGCTCCAGGCGGGAGATATCGTGCGAGTGCCGCCCGTCCGCCTGCCCGAGCGCGACGAGCCGGCGCCGGTGGCCCAAGGGCTGCTGCAGCGCCTGGAAGCCGCGATTGTCTACGAGGACAAGGCGTTGATCGTGATGAACAAGCCGGCCGGCATCGCCGTGCACGGTGGCAGCGGCCTGAGCTTTGGTGTGATCGAGGCGCTGCGCCAGCTACGCCCGGACGCGAAAGAGCTGGAGCTGGTGCACCGCCTGGACCGCGACACCTCGGGCCTGCTGATGATCGCCAAGAAGCGCAGCATGTTGCGCCACCTGCATGCCGCGCTGCGTGGCGATGGTGTCGACAAGCGCTACATGGCGCTGGTGCGTGGGCACTGGCCAACCTCGAAGAAGCAAGTCAATGCGCCGTTGCAAAAGAGCAATCTGCGTTCTGGCGAGCGCATGGTCGAGGTGAATGACGAAGGCAAGGAGGCGCTGACGATGTTCCGTGTGCTGCGCCGCTTCGGTGAGTTCGCCACCATTGTCGAGGCGCGCCCGATCACCGGTCGCACCCACCAGATCCGTGTGCATACGTTGCATGCCGGGCACATGATTGCTGGCGACAGCAAGTATGGCGACGAAGACTTCAGTCGTGAAATCCGCGAGCTGGGTGGCAAGCGCCTGTTCCTGCACGCCTACCAGCTCACCGTGCCGCTGCCTGATGGCGGCGAGCTCAAGCTCGAGGCGCCGGTCGACGAGGTATGGGCCAAGACCGTGGAGCGCCTGAGCGCGACCTGACTCGGATGAAAAAACACTACGAACTGCTGATCTTCGATTGGGACGGTACCCTGGCCGACTCCATTGGGCGCATTGTCGAGGCCATGAACCTGGCCGCGGCGCGCGCCGGCGAAGCGCCGAGCAGTGACGAGGCGATCAAGGGCATCATAGGGTTGGCGTTGGCGGAGGCGATCTCCACGCTTTACCCGCATCTTGATTCGCGGCAGGTCGAAACCTTCCGCCAGCACTACGCCGATGTCTACATGGCGCTGGATCAGCAGCCTTCGCCGCTGTTCGATGGCGTCGTCGAGTCGCTGGAGGCCTTTCGTCGCGAGGGGTATCGTCTGGCGGTCGCCACTGGCAAGGCGCGCCGTGGGCTGGATCGAGTGCTCAAGGCCAATGGCTGGGAAGGCTACTTCGACATCACCCGCGCCGCCGACGAAACACGGGGTAAGCCGCATCCGCTGATGCTCGAGGAAATTCTCGCCCATTGCCGGGTCGAACCCGGGCAGGCATTGATGGTCGGAGATTCGGCATTCGATCTGCTGATGGCCAGCAACGCCGGCATGCACTCGGTGGCGGTCGGTTACGGGGCCATGCCCCTGCAGGCCCTGGCTGAGTTCGGGCCGCAAGTGTGCATCGAGCATTTTTCCCAGTTGCGTGAATGGCTGGCTGGCCGCGCGCATTCCAATTTCCAAGGTAGGTAAGCATGACGGACGAATGGAAGGCTCCTGAGCCTGAAGATGGCGAAGATCGTAAGAGTTGGAAGCTGCTGGAGAAGACGCTTTTGGCGGGTGTCCAGGAGCAGCGTCGGGCGCGGCGTTGGGGCATCTTTTTCAAGCTGCTGACCTTCGTCTATCTGTTTGGCATGCTGGCCTTGTTCACGCCGTTGATGGATGTGGACAAGGCCGCTTCGCGTAGTGGCAGCCACACGGCGTTGGTCGAGGTGCGTGGTGTGATCGCCGACCAGGAGCCGGCCAGCGCCGACAATATCGTCAAGAGCCTGCGCGAGGCGTTCAAGGACTCGAAGACCAAGGCTGTGGTGATGCGTATCAATAGCCCGGGTGGCAGTCCGGTGCAGGCGGGCTACGTCTATGACGAAATCCGTCGTCTGCGTGGCGAGTATCCGGCTATCAAGCTGTATGCGGTGATCACTGATCTCGGGGCGTCCGGTGCCTATTACATTGCCAGTGCTGCCGACGAGATCTATGCCGACAAGGCGAGCCTGGTCGGGTCTATCGGTGTGACCGCCGCCGGTTACGGCTTCGTCGGCGCCATGGGCAAGCTGGGTGTGGAGCGTCGCACCTACACCGCTGGCGAACACAAGGCTTTCCTCGACCCGTTCTCACCGCAAAAGCCTGAAGAGACAGCGTTCTGGCAGGGGGTGCTGGATACCACGCATCGCCAGTTCATCGCCGTGGTCAAGCAGGGGCGGGGAGAGCGCCTGAAGGACAAGGAGCACCCGGAGCTGTTCAGTGGCCTGATCTGGTCGGGCGAGCAGGCCAAGGAGCTTGGCCTGGTGGATGGGCTGGGTAGTGCCAGCTACGTTGCCCGCGAGATCGTGGGCGAGAAGGAGTTGGTCGACTTCACTGTTCAGGAGTCGCCTTTCGATCGATTCTCCAAGCGCTTGGGGGCCAGCGTTGCTGAGCGCCTGTCAATGTACATGGGCTTCCAGGGGCCTTCCCTGCGTTGATTGCTGTTCGCCGACAAGCCGGCTCCTGCCGGTAGGAGCCGGCTTGTCGGCGAACAAGTCTCAAGGTGCCTGCACACCTTCCTTGTGCAGCATGTCCACCAATCGAATCAGTGGCAGTCCGATCAGGCTCGTGGCATCGCAGCCATGGGTGCTCTGGAACAGGCTTACCCCCAATCCCTCTGCCTTGAAGCTCCCGGCACAGTCGAGCGGCTGTTCGGCTGTCACGTAGCGCTCCACTTGTTCCCTGCTCAATTCGCGCAATGTCACGGTAAACGGC
This genomic stretch from Pseudomonas entomophila L48 harbors:
- the rluC gene encoding 23S rRNA pseudouridine(955/2504/2580) synthase RluC, which produces MTTNTPPTSGVQLIEVAPELAGQRIDNFLITALKGVPKTLVYRILRKGEVRVNKGRIKPEYKLQAGDIVRVPPVRLPERDEPAPVAQGLLQRLEAAIVYEDKALIVMNKPAGIAVHGGSGLSFGVIEALRQLRPDAKELELVHRLDRDTSGLLMIAKKRSMLRHLHAALRGDGVDKRYMALVRGHWPTSKKQVNAPLQKSNLRSGERMVEVNDEGKEALTMFRVLRRFGEFATIVEARPITGRTHQIRVHTLHAGHMIAGDSKYGDEDFSREIRELGGKRLFLHAYQLTVPLPDGGELKLEAPVDEVWAKTVERLSAT
- a CDS encoding HAD family hydrolase — its product is MKKHYELLIFDWDGTLADSIGRIVEAMNLAAARAGEAPSSDEAIKGIIGLALAEAISTLYPHLDSRQVETFRQHYADVYMALDQQPSPLFDGVVESLEAFRREGYRLAVATGKARRGLDRVLKANGWEGYFDITRAADETRGKPHPLMLEEILAHCRVEPGQALMVGDSAFDLLMASNAGMHSVAVGYGAMPLQALAEFGPQVCIEHFSQLREWLAGRAHSNFQGR
- the rne gene encoding ribonuclease E, producing MKRMLINATQPEELRVALVDGQRLYDLDIESGAREQKKANIYKGKITRIEPSLEAAFVDFGSERHGFLPLKEISREYFKKPPEGRVNIKEVLSEGQEVIVQVEKEERGNKGAALTTFISLAGRYLVLMPNNPRAGGISRRIEGEERNELREALNGLTVPGDMGLIVRTAGLGRSSEEMQWDLDYLLQLWTAIKEASQDRVAPFLIYQESNVIIRAIRDYLRQDIGEVLIDSIDAQEEALTFIRQVMPQYASKVKLYEDSVPLFNRFQIESQIETAFQRVVDLPSGGSIVIDPTEALVSIDINSARATKGSDIEETALQTNLEAAEEIARQLRLRDIGGLIVIDFIDMTPAKNQRAVEERVRECLEADRARVQVGRISRFGLLEMSRQRLRPSLGESSGIVCPRCSGTGIIRDVESLSLAILRLIEEEALKDRTAEVRAQVPIPVAAFLLNEKRNSITKIELRTRARIIILPNDHLETPHFEVQRLRDDNPDVLSSQSSYEIASTEAEEAPQPTATRTLVRQEAAVKTAPARANAPAPAVAEEPAAPAAPVQSAPEPSLFKGLVKSLVSLFAGKEEPAAAPAVNTEKPATERSSRNEERRNGRQQSRNRGGRRDEERKPREERNERAPREERQPREERAPREERAPREERQPRQPREDRRGNREERVRELREPLDAAPVAREERQPREERAPREERAPREERTPREERAPREERAPREERAPREERAPREERAPREERAPREERAPREERAPREERQPRPPREERQLRPDEQVAEQAAELTEEQLPNEELLLDEQEGADGERPRRRSRGQRRRSNRRERQRNANGELIEGDEDGSEEQQPQQHQASELGAELAAGIAVTAAVATSNISTDAEAEANQQAERANAAVAETQVEITEVVAEQVSIAPVVEQPVSEPAVVVEPSIEPVVEVAPQPVVEAAVEQPVAIVEAAVESAPVEQAPVVEAGEIEKASVVEAVEAPVAEQPAPHVEAKPAEVQAEVVEAAAAEPAPVVAEQAPVEEAAAPVEPSTIMLPNGRAPNDPREVRRRKREAEAAAALAAAQAAPAEALETADEHKPHHG
- a CDS encoding S49 family peptidase; amino-acid sequence: MTDEWKAPEPEDGEDRKSWKLLEKTLLAGVQEQRRARRWGIFFKLLTFVYLFGMLALFTPLMDVDKAASRSGSHTALVEVRGVIADQEPASADNIVKSLREAFKDSKTKAVVMRINSPGGSPVQAGYVYDEIRRLRGEYPAIKLYAVITDLGASGAYYIASAADEIYADKASLVGSIGVTAAGYGFVGAMGKLGVERRTYTAGEHKAFLDPFSPQKPEETAFWQGVLDTTHRQFIAVVKQGRGERLKDKEHPELFSGLIWSGEQAKELGLVDGLGSASYVAREIVGEKELVDFTVQESPFDRFSKRLGASVAERLSMYMGFQGPSLR